One window from the genome of Buchnera aphidicola (Neophyllaphis podocarpi) encodes:
- the thrA gene encoding bifunctional aspartate kinase/homoserine dehydrogenase I translates to MKILKFGGTSLANSKKFLDVANIIINETKKVQIAVVLSAPAKTTNNFELLIKKSVNNEECKEIIEDNKKIFLKIIKEIKDKNKDFEIEKTENKINLEFTKIKKMITGIQLLNICPDKIYAKIISKGEIISIYIMYRLLKSQKESATIINPIKYISANKNYLDASVNIYKSIKNFNKIKIFKKNIILMAGFIAGYKSKELVVLGRNGSDYSASILAVCLKANSCEIWTDVNGIYTSDPNKVKNTKLLKTISYKEALELSYFGAKVLHPKTILPILDYNIPCVIKNTNNPNFKGTLICKNKNTKNKIKGITSINNVVIFNVVGKNNYMQSKTKISKRVFDKLHKEKINIIIITQSSSEHSISFCIREKETKKTFKILNKEFKAEIKQKLIHEIEIIKNLSIISIIGNKINLNKNIFIKCFCILDKMKANIIALSQSLSNNSISLIISEKDNKIIVEKIHKEIFYNKKISEIFLIGIGGVGKALLNQIKKQNKYLKQSNIKFKICGIANSKKIITNSDGIDIKKWSQIFKQSNNIFDIKKLIEKIKKYDLYNPIIVDCTSSNKIAYKYLELIKQKCNIVTSNKQANTLEMEYYKNIRKETKKYKCKFLYDTNVGAGLPIIENLKNLMNSGDQLIKFRGILSGSLSYIFGKLDEGVKLSEATKEAKILGYTEPNPKDDLSGIDVARKLLILAREAGYNLEIKDIKIEPLLPKEFKEISNTKIFMKKLKELDEFFSIKVKKAHTKGKVLRFIGIINKNGSCHVKIDSVNNNDPLYKIKNGENALAFYTKYYQPIPLVIRGYGAGNEVTAAGVFTDILRTLS, encoded by the coding sequence ATGAAAATTTTAAAATTCGGCGGAACATCTTTAGCAAACTCAAAAAAGTTTTTAGATGTAGCTAACATAATAATAAATGAAACAAAAAAAGTACAGATAGCAGTTGTATTATCAGCACCAGCTAAAACTACAAATAATTTTGAACTATTAATAAAAAAGTCTGTAAATAATGAGGAGTGTAAAGAAATAATAGAAGATAATAAAAAAATTTTTTTAAAAATAATAAAAGAAATAAAAGATAAAAATAAAGACTTTGAAATTGAAAAAACAGAAAATAAAATAAATCTAGAATTCACAAAAATCAAAAAAATGATTACTGGAATACAATTATTAAATATATGTCCAGATAAAATCTATGCAAAAATAATATCAAAAGGTGAGATAATATCTATATATATAATGTATAGACTACTAAAATCCCAAAAAGAAAGTGCAACAATAATTAATCCAATAAAATATATTTCAGCAAATAAAAATTATCTTGATGCAAGTGTAAATATATATAAATCAATAAAAAATTTTAATAAAATTAAAATTTTTAAAAAAAATATTATACTAATGGCGGGATTTATCGCTGGTTATAAAAGTAAAGAGTTAGTAGTTTTAGGAAGAAATGGATCAGACTATTCAGCATCCATACTAGCAGTATGTCTAAAAGCAAATAGTTGTGAGATATGGACAGATGTTAATGGAATATATACATCAGATCCAAATAAAGTAAAAAATACAAAACTACTAAAAACAATATCATATAAAGAGGCTTTAGAATTATCATATTTTGGAGCAAAAGTTTTACACCCAAAAACAATATTACCGATATTAGATTATAATATTCCATGCGTAATTAAAAATACAAATAATCCTAATTTTAAAGGTACTTTAATTTGCAAAAATAAAAATACAAAAAATAAGATCAAAGGAATTACTAGCATAAATAATGTAGTTATATTTAATGTTGTAGGAAAAAATAACTATATGCAAAGCAAAACGAAAATATCAAAACGTGTTTTCGATAAGTTACATAAAGAAAAAATAAATATTATTATAATAACACAATCATCATCAGAACATAGTATTAGTTTCTGTATAAGAGAAAAAGAAACAAAAAAAACATTTAAAATACTTAATAAAGAATTTAAAGCTGAAATAAAACAAAAATTAATACATGAAATAGAGATTATAAAAAATTTATCTATAATATCTATAATTGGGAATAAAATAAATCTTAATAAAAATATATTCATAAAATGTTTTTGTATTTTAGATAAAATGAAAGCAAATATAATAGCATTATCACAAAGTTTATCTAATAACTCTATTTCATTAATAATAAGCGAAAAAGATAATAAAATAATAGTAGAAAAAATTCATAAAGAAATTTTTTATAATAAAAAAATATCAGAAATATTTTTAATAGGAATAGGTGGAGTAGGTAAAGCTTTATTAAATCAAATAAAAAAACAAAATAAATATTTGAAGCAAAGTAATATAAAATTTAAAATATGTGGTATAGCAAATTCAAAAAAAATAATAACAAATTCAGATGGCATTGATATTAAAAAATGGAGTCAAATATTCAAACAATCTAATAATATATTTGATATTAAAAAATTAATAGAAAAAATAAAAAAATATGATTTGTATAATCCAATAATAGTAGATTGTACATCTTCCAATAAAATAGCATATAAGTATTTAGAATTAATTAAACAAAAATGCAATATAGTTACATCCAATAAACAAGCTAATACTTTAGAGATGGAATATTATAAAAATATAAGAAAAGAAACTAAAAAATATAAATGTAAATTTTTGTATGATACCAATGTTGGCGCAGGACTACCGATAATAGAAAACTTAAAAAATCTAATGAATTCTGGAGATCAGTTAATTAAATTTAGAGGTATTTTATCCGGATCACTTTCATATATATTTGGTAAATTAGATGAAGGAGTAAAATTATCGGAAGCAACAAAAGAAGCAAAAATTTTAGGTTATACAGAACCTAATCCTAAAGATGATTTGTCAGGTATAGATGTTGCAAGAAAACTGTTAATTTTAGCTAGAGAAGCTGGATATAATCTAGAAATAAAAGATATAAAAATTGAACCATTACTACCGAAAGAATTTAAAGAAATATCAAACACAAAAATTTTCATGAAAAAATTAAAAGAGTTAGATGAATTTTTTTCTATTAAAGTAAAAAAAGCTCACACAAAAGGAAAAGTATTAAGATTTATAGGAATAATTAATAAAAATGGTTCATGTCATGTTAAAATAGATTCTGTTAATAATAATGATCCTTTGTATAAAATAAAAAATGGAGAAAATGCGTTAGCATTTTATACTAAATACTATCAACCTATACCTTTAGTTATTAGAGGATATGGCGCAGGAAATGAAGTAACTGCTGCAGGAGTATTCACTGATATATTACGTACTCTATCATAG
- the hpt gene encoding hypoxanthine phosphoribosyltransferase, with amino-acid sequence MNHTVEMIISKKELQNRIKELGKQITNNYKNSNSKMVLVGLLKGSFMFMADLCRAIDIDHSVDFITTSSYGKGMISNHNVKILKDLEEDIFDKDVIIVEDIIDSGNTLNKIVSILHLRKPKSLAICTLLNKPGYRDLNFSIDYIGFSITNDFMVGYGIDYAQCYRHLPYIGKVVLFK; translated from the coding sequence ATGAATCATACTGTTGAAATGATAATTTCAAAAAAAGAACTTCAAAATCGCATTAAAGAATTAGGGAAACAGATTACTAATAACTACAAAAATAGTAATAGTAAGATGGTATTAGTGGGCTTACTTAAAGGTTCATTTATGTTTATGGCTGATTTATGTAGAGCAATTGATATTGACCATTCAGTAGATTTTATTACAACTTCTAGTTATGGTAAAGGTATGATATCTAATCATAATGTTAAAATATTAAAAGATTTAGAAGAAGATATTTTTGATAAAGATGTAATTATTGTTGAGGATATTATTGATTCTGGAAATACTCTTAATAAAATAGTTAGTATTTTACATTTAAGGAAACCTAAATCTTTAGCTATTTGTACTTTATTAAATAAACCTGGTTATCGTGATTTGAATTTTAGTATTGATTATATTGGTTTTTCCATAACTAATGATTTTATGGTTGGATATGGAATTGATTATGCTCAATGTTATCGTCATTTGCCATATATTGGTAAAGTAGTATTATTTAAATAA
- the panC gene encoding pantoate--beta-alanine ligase → MENKSISLVATMGNIHKGHLSIIKKAKEITNITIVSIFINPMQFNNEKDIKNYPRTIEQDFNLLKKNNVDIIFYPKEKQILKKTKSLHTFVEVPYLSNILEGKKRKKHFRGVTTIIAKLFNIIQPNIALFGEKDYQQLFIIKNLVNDMNYDIKIISVPTIRHKNGLAISSRNIHLTKKQFMLALDIYKNLKYIKKEIKKRQKNIKEILLISRKKLTNKGFVIDLLKVSDRKSLAPFSKNSKKIIVFLSVIIKNIRLIDNIKVNL, encoded by the coding sequence ATGGAAAATAAGAGTATTTCTCTGGTAGCTACAATGGGAAATATACATAAAGGTCACTTATCTATAATAAAAAAAGCAAAAGAAATAACAAACATTACTATAGTAAGTATATTTATAAATCCTATGCAGTTTAACAATGAAAAAGATATAAAAAACTATCCACGTACCATAGAACAAGATTTTAATCTTCTCAAAAAAAATAATGTTGATATTATATTTTATCCAAAAGAAAAACAAATACTAAAAAAAACAAAATCTCTACATACTTTTGTTGAAGTACCTTATTTGTCTAATATATTAGAAGGTAAAAAAAGAAAAAAACATTTTAGGGGAGTAACTACAATTATAGCTAAATTATTTAATATAATACAACCAAATATAGCTCTTTTTGGAGAAAAAGATTACCAACAATTATTTATAATAAAAAATTTAGTAAATGATATGAATTATGATATTAAAATAATAAGCGTACCTACTATAAGACATAAAAATGGTTTAGCAATAAGTTCTAGAAATATACATTTAACAAAAAAACAATTTATGTTAGCATTAGATATATATAAAAATTTAAAGTATATAAAAAAAGAGATCAAAAAAAGACAAAAAAATATTAAAGAAATATTACTTATATCAAGGAAAAAATTAACTAATAAAGGATTTGTAATAGATTTATTAAAAGTATCTGATAGAAAATCTCTAGCACCATTCTCTAAAAATAGCAAAAAAATTATAGTATTTTTATCAGTAATAATAAAAAATATTAGACTAATAGATAATATAAAAGTAAATTTATAA
- the panB gene encoding 3-methyl-2-oxobutanoate hydroxymethyltransferase, protein MNSINIKDIYKWKKKKYKFAVITTYDYTFSKIFYNDGIKIMLVGDSLGMTFQGNKSTISVTTKDIIYHTKAVRKGSPNAFIISDLPFMSYSTKELSYENASKIIRSGANMVKIEGGKWLKNTIKKLTERSIPVCAHIGLKPQSINILGNYKVQGNTIDSANKILEEALSLEKAGAQIILIECVPYKLAKKITEKVKIPIIGIGAGKYTDGQVIVMHDALGLTEGKIPKFVKIFSNNKKNIIRSIKKYIKEVELEIYPSKEHSFF, encoded by the coding sequence ATGAACTCTATAAATATAAAAGATATATACAAGTGGAAAAAAAAGAAATATAAATTTGCTGTAATAACAACATATGACTATACATTTTCTAAAATATTTTATAATGACGGAATTAAAATAATGTTAGTTGGAGATTCTTTAGGTATGACTTTTCAAGGAAATAAATCAACAATATCTGTAACAACTAAAGATATAATATATCATACAAAAGCAGTAAGAAAAGGATCTCCTAATGCATTTATTATATCAGATTTACCATTTATGTCATATTCGACAAAAGAATTGTCTTATGAAAATGCATCAAAAATAATAAGATCAGGTGCAAATATGGTAAAAATAGAAGGAGGAAAATGGTTAAAAAATACTATAAAAAAACTTACAGAAAGATCAATTCCTGTGTGTGCTCACATAGGATTAAAACCTCAATCTATTAATATTTTAGGTAATTATAAAGTTCAAGGTAATACAATAGATTCAGCAAATAAAATTTTAGAAGAAGCATTATCTTTAGAAAAAGCAGGAGCTCAAATCATATTAATAGAATGTGTTCCTTATAAATTAGCTAAAAAAATAACAGAAAAAGTAAAAATTCCAATAATAGGTATAGGAGCAGGTAAATATACAGATGGCCAAGTGATAGTTATGCATGACGCTTTGGGTTTAACAGAAGGTAAAATTCCAAAATTTGTAAAAATTTTTTCAAATAATAAAAAAAATATTATACGATCTATAAAAAAATACATAAAAGAAGTAGAATTAGAAATTTATCCTAGTAAAGAACATAGTTTTTTTTAA
- the folK gene encoding 2-amino-4-hydroxy-6-hydroxymethyldihydropteridine diphosphokinase, whose translation MKSVYLSIGSNINNPIKQIINAIINIKNIPYSKIIDISTIYYSKPYKSIKKQKNYLNAVILIKTKLNPYKILHYINKIEKKQGRIRTKFKWDSRSIDIDIILFENFTINNKKLTIPHYDMKNRSFVITPILEINSNIKTPEGESIHLISKKLSKKNIYPYFCLLKNNYFK comes from the coding sequence ATGAAAAGTGTATATTTATCTATAGGAAGTAATATTAATAACCCAATAAAACAAATAATAAATGCTATAATAAATATAAAAAATATTCCATATAGCAAAATAATTGATATATCAACAATATATTATTCTAAACCTTATAAAAGTATAAAAAAACAAAAAAATTATTTAAATGCTGTTATTTTAATTAAAACCAAATTAAATCCATATAAAATTCTACATTACATTAATAAAATTGAGAAAAAACAAGGAAGAATTCGCACAAAATTTAAATGGGATTCTAGATCAATAGACATAGATATTATTTTATTTGAAAATTTTACAATCAATAACAAAAAACTAACAATTCCTCATTATGATATGAAAAATAGATCATTTGTAATAACACCTATATTAGAAATAAATTCTAATATAAAAACCCCTGAAGGAGAATCAATACATTTAATTTCTAAAAAATTAAGTAAAAAAAATATTTACCCTTATTTTTGTTTATTAAAAAATAATTATTTTAAATAA